One genomic window of Marinobacter sp. SS13-12 includes the following:
- a CDS encoding sensor histidine kinase, whose product MAARQNRETPAREAPVSDSDFYVPDLCRVRAVFMLVVTSELLVLVLSIVQAQSHWIDWNYFGLLSLFVQWTVLTSAALICLLRRWLSGLNVPRATAVIVAIVLLDVLAFSLFADSVLNPRPGVEAWQGVAKKLLLALLITLMVLRYFYLQFQWQQQRESEMQARLTALQARIHPHFLFNSMNTIASLISVNPERAEDAVLDLSELFRASLRNGDRLIALADELDLCRRYLAIEKLRLEDRLTLDWHIEDGLDQQAIPPLTLQPLVENAIYHGIQPRPNGGTVKVEGYRKGPFVYLMVQNPRPAPDQGGHDGNRMALANIQSRLHALFGEPAVLKHSHQNDIYTVTVRLPWQKASGNANPG is encoded by the coding sequence ATGGCAGCACGACAAAACAGGGAGACCCCGGCAAGGGAAGCTCCAGTCAGCGACTCCGATTTCTATGTGCCGGACCTGTGCCGGGTGCGGGCCGTTTTCATGCTGGTGGTGACCAGCGAACTGCTGGTGCTGGTGTTGTCCATCGTTCAGGCCCAGAGTCACTGGATTGACTGGAACTATTTCGGCCTGCTGTCGCTGTTCGTGCAATGGACCGTCCTCACCAGTGCCGCCCTGATCTGCCTGCTGCGGCGCTGGCTCTCAGGGCTGAACGTTCCCCGCGCCACCGCCGTGATTGTTGCCATCGTGTTGCTGGACGTGCTGGCTTTCAGCCTCTTCGCCGACAGCGTGCTGAATCCCCGGCCCGGTGTGGAAGCCTGGCAGGGCGTGGCCAAGAAACTGTTACTGGCGCTGCTGATCACGCTGATGGTACTGCGTTACTTCTACCTGCAGTTCCAGTGGCAGCAGCAGCGGGAATCGGAAATGCAGGCGCGGCTGACGGCCCTGCAGGCGAGGATTCACCCCCACTTCCTGTTCAACAGCATGAACACCATTGCCAGCCTGATATCGGTAAACCCGGAAAGGGCCGAGGACGCTGTACTCGATCTGTCCGAACTGTTCCGCGCCAGCCTCCGTAACGGTGACCGCCTGATCGCCCTGGCTGATGAGCTGGACCTGTGCCGGCGCTACCTGGCCATCGAAAAGCTACGCCTGGAAGACCGGCTGACACTGGACTGGCATATTGAGGACGGCCTGGACCAGCAGGCCATTCCACCCCTGACCCTGCAGCCTCTGGTGGAGAATGCCATCTATCACGGTATCCAGCCCCGGCCGAACGGGGGCACCGTGAAGGTTGAGGGCTACCGTAAGGGGCCATTTGTCTATCTGATGGTGCAAAACCCTCGCCCCGCCCCCGACCAGGGCGGCCACGACGGCAACCGCATGGCGCTGGCCAACATCCAGTCCCGCCTCCACGCCCTGTTCGGCGAGCCAGCGGTACTGAAACACAGCCACCAGAATGATATATATACCGTCACTGTCCGTCTGCCCTGGCAGAAGGCGAGTGGCAATGCCAACCCGGGATAA
- a CDS encoding LytTR family DNA-binding domain-containing protein → MADVNSRSVLIADDEPLARERIRRLVEAMPGYDVCGEAGDGEEVLAKIAQQAPDILLLDIRMPGMDGMEAAERIATLEAPPAIIFCTAYDHYAIQAFDVHAVAYLLKPVRREALAEALKRAGRVNRVQLQALAAKESGTDEQIAVRTHRGTELVDIRGILYCEADQKYVTIHHVRGETVTDYTLKELESTYPQHLLRIHRHTLVGVRFIQALLRRGDGQNFIDLTDNHGQLPVSRRHTASVRQWLNEHRPG, encoded by the coding sequence ATGGCCGATGTAAACAGCCGCAGTGTACTGATTGCCGATGACGAGCCCCTGGCCCGGGAACGCATCCGCAGGCTGGTGGAAGCCATGCCAGGCTATGATGTGTGTGGCGAGGCCGGTGACGGTGAAGAGGTGCTGGCAAAAATCGCGCAGCAGGCACCCGATATCCTGCTACTGGACATCCGCATGCCGGGCATGGACGGTATGGAAGCCGCAGAGCGAATTGCGACACTGGAAGCACCACCGGCCATTATCTTCTGCACCGCGTATGACCATTACGCCATCCAGGCATTCGATGTGCATGCAGTGGCCTACCTGCTCAAGCCGGTTCGTCGCGAGGCCCTGGCAGAGGCATTGAAGCGTGCCGGCCGGGTCAACCGGGTGCAATTGCAGGCGCTGGCAGCAAAGGAGTCAGGTACGGATGAACAGATTGCGGTTCGCACCCACCGCGGCACCGAACTGGTCGATATCCGGGGAATCCTCTACTGCGAGGCCGACCAGAAATACGTCACCATCCACCATGTCCGTGGCGAGACGGTGACCGATTACACCCTGAAAGAACTGGAAAGCACTTATCCACAACACTTGCTGAGAATTCACCGCCACACCCTGGTTGGCGTGCGGTTTATCCAGGCCCTGCTGAGACGCGGTGACGGTCAGAATTTTATCGACCTGACAGACAATCACGGCCAACTGCCCGTAAGCCGGAGGCACACGGCCTCGGTCCGGCAGTGGTTAAACGAGCACCGCCCCGGGTAG
- the hemC gene encoding hydroxymethylbilane synthase produces the protein MSKRTLRIATRSSALALWQAEFIKSELERLNDSIEVELVKIKTQGDKILDVPLAKIGGKGLFVKELEEAMLAGQADLAVHSMKDVPMEFPEGLGLVAICEREDPTDAFVSNDFENVDALPHGAVVGTASLRREAQLRAYRPDLEIRTLRGNVNTRLAKLDAGDYNAIILASSGLKRLGFQERIRYCLPDSISLPAVGQGALGIECRLDDAELISMLDPLDHRDTSDRVKAERALNRRLQGGCQVPIAAYALLEDDDTLWLRGLVGAVDGTKVFRVEGRAPRSEGERLGRELAEDLLALGADKVLADIYGHTPT, from the coding sequence ATGTCAAAACGAACCCTTCGCATTGCAACCCGTAGCAGCGCCCTGGCGCTGTGGCAGGCGGAATTCATCAAATCCGAACTGGAACGGCTCAACGACAGCATCGAGGTTGAGCTGGTCAAGATCAAAACCCAGGGCGACAAAATCCTGGACGTACCGCTGGCCAAAATTGGCGGCAAGGGCCTGTTTGTCAAGGAACTGGAAGAGGCCATGCTGGCAGGTCAGGCGGATCTGGCCGTGCACTCCATGAAGGATGTACCCATGGAGTTCCCGGAAGGTCTCGGCCTGGTGGCTATCTGCGAACGAGAAGATCCCACCGACGCTTTCGTCAGCAATGACTTTGAAAACGTGGACGCGCTGCCCCACGGCGCTGTCGTGGGTACCGCCAGCCTGCGCCGTGAGGCCCAGCTTCGTGCCTATCGGCCGGACCTGGAAATCCGCACCCTGCGCGGCAACGTCAATACCCGTCTGGCGAAGCTGGATGCCGGCGACTACAACGCCATCATACTGGCCAGCTCCGGGCTCAAACGCCTGGGCTTCCAGGAGCGTATCCGCTATTGCCTGCCGGACAGCATCTCTCTGCCCGCCGTGGGCCAGGGCGCACTGGGTATTGAGTGCCGGCTGGACGATGCCGAGCTGATCAGCATGCTGGACCCCCTGGATCACCGGGACACCTCGGATCGCGTCAAGGCGGAGCGGGCATTGAACCGTCGCCTGCAGGGTGGCTGCCAGGTGCCTATCGCCGCCTACGCCCTGCTGGAAGACGATGACACCCTGTGGCTGCGAGGCCTGGTGGGCGCCGTTGATGGCACCAAGGTGTTCCGGGTGGAAGGCCGCGCCCCCCGAAGCGAAGGCGAACGCCTGGGCCGCGAGCTGGCAGAAGACCTGCTCGCCCTGGGCGCAGACAAGGTACTGGCTGACATCTATGGCCACACCCCGACCTGA
- a CDS encoding uroporphyrinogen-III synthase, whose protein sequence is MATPRPDSPLLEGRRILICRPQPEADRLAASFRDAGADARVLPLITRKPLPEDPATRTLILNLDEFSHVIAVSPYAASLLLEWLDTWWPQTPEGINWYGVGAGTAAVLASHGLNTRQPQTGHTSEDLLQLPELATLDHEKVLVVRGQEGRELIPQTLEQRGARVTMLPLYHRYCPDYDEATLRAMLNDFSPEAIVTLSGETLNNLIALSENTGHNLEDTLLVVPVERIAEQARQAGLRRTCIPGSLADSTIVAAVAEQLASLDGGSGNTK, encoded by the coding sequence ATGGCCACACCCCGACCTGACTCCCCGCTGCTTGAAGGCCGGCGGATCCTTATCTGCCGGCCACAACCCGAGGCAGACCGCCTCGCCGCCAGCTTCCGTGATGCCGGCGCCGATGCGCGGGTATTGCCGCTGATTACCCGGAAACCTCTTCCGGAAGACCCCGCTACCCGCACGCTCATCCTCAACCTGGATGAATTCTCCCATGTGATTGCCGTCAGCCCTTATGCCGCCAGCCTGCTGCTGGAATGGCTGGATACCTGGTGGCCGCAAACCCCTGAAGGCATAAACTGGTACGGCGTCGGGGCAGGAACCGCAGCGGTGCTGGCCAGCCATGGCCTGAATACCCGACAGCCGCAAACCGGCCATACCAGTGAAGATTTGCTACAGTTGCCAGAGCTGGCCACGCTGGACCATGAGAAAGTTCTGGTGGTGCGGGGGCAGGAAGGCCGCGAATTGATCCCGCAAACTCTGGAACAACGGGGCGCGCGGGTCACTATGCTGCCACTTTATCACCGGTATTGTCCCGACTATGATGAAGCCACACTGAGAGCGATGCTGAATGACTTTTCCCCCGAGGCCATCGTCACACTGTCGGGAGAAACATTGAACAATCTCATCGCACTAAGTGAAAATACCGGCCATAATCTTGAAGATACTTTGCTGGTTGTCCCCGTCGAGCGGATTGCCGAACAAGCACGTCAGGCCGGCCTGCGGCGAACGTGCATACCAGGAAGCCTTGCCGATAGCACAATTGTGGCTGCAGTTGCCGAGCAACTTGCCAGCCTGGACGGTGGCTCCGGAAACACCAAGTAA
- a CDS encoding uroporphyrinogen-III C-methyltransferase yields the protein MPVTESKAQLPAPIAKPQQTRQRLWPLWIITLLALALAIALALWSWQQWNNYQALQQSITSLESDTEQLDRMYGQTGSEQSQRLQALEEKLAEQRELIATQQRQIDHNARELLEAGNRTRTDWLLAEAEYLLRVGNQRLMIEKDIRGALAALESADEVLAESDDIGVYPVRQQLAKEILALKGLADVDRTGLYLKLEAAIDSIHQLTDSALVHDRAPGFISDSNSQESASAEPGLVAEAWHEVKQTLSQVVVVRRMDEPVKPLLSPEQSAYARLNIQLMLEEAELAVLRGHQELYSRALTKASNAINNWYDSSNSRIIALSKTLEELSDRNVDPELPDISRSLELLKSRLAGRLDSNENGESNEENTQETGNNGEQGDAS from the coding sequence ATGCCCGTGACAGAATCAAAAGCACAACTGCCCGCCCCGATTGCAAAGCCCCAGCAAACCCGGCAACGGCTGTGGCCTCTCTGGATCATCACCCTGCTGGCGCTTGCCCTGGCGATAGCGCTGGCGCTGTGGAGCTGGCAGCAGTGGAATAATTACCAGGCACTGCAGCAATCCATTACCAGCCTGGAAAGCGACACCGAGCAACTGGACCGCATGTACGGCCAGACCGGTAGTGAACAGAGCCAGCGCCTGCAGGCGCTGGAAGAAAAACTGGCGGAACAGCGCGAACTCATCGCCACCCAGCAACGCCAGATCGACCATAATGCCCGCGAACTGCTGGAAGCCGGTAACCGCACCCGCACCGACTGGCTGCTGGCGGAAGCCGAATACCTGCTGCGGGTCGGCAACCAGCGCCTGATGATTGAAAAGGATATCCGTGGCGCACTGGCGGCGCTGGAATCGGCTGATGAGGTTCTTGCCGAGTCCGACGATATTGGTGTCTACCCGGTACGCCAGCAATTGGCAAAGGAAATTCTCGCCCTCAAAGGCCTGGCCGACGTCGACCGCACCGGGCTCTACCTGAAGCTGGAAGCGGCGATCGACAGCATTCACCAGCTCACCGACAGCGCCCTGGTCCACGATCGTGCCCCCGGGTTTATCAGCGACAGCAACAGCCAGGAAAGTGCCAGCGCCGAGCCAGGGCTGGTGGCCGAAGCGTGGCACGAAGTCAAGCAAACCCTGTCACAGGTGGTTGTGGTCCGCAGGATGGATGAGCCGGTCAAACCCCTGCTCTCCCCGGAACAGAGCGCCTACGCCCGGCTCAATATCCAGTTGATGCTGGAAGAGGCGGAACTGGCAGTGCTGCGCGGCCACCAGGAGCTGTATTCCCGCGCCCTAACCAAGGCCAGCAACGCCATCAACAACTGGTACGACAGCAGCAACAGCCGCATCATCGCCCTCTCCAAAACCCTGGAGGAGCTGTCGGACAGGAACGTTGACCCGGAACTGCCGGACATCAGTCGCTCCCTGGAACTGCTCAAGTCCCGCCTGGCAGGACGACTGGACAGCAACGAGAACGGTGAAAGCAACGAGGAAAACACGCAGGAAACCGGTAACAACGGCGAGCAGGGAGATGCCTCATGA
- a CDS encoding heme biosynthesis HemY N-terminal domain-containing protein encodes MIRILLIILIALLLGTALAMGLQYDLGYIRISLGNYLVETNFWIGLALLVVLVVGSVMTINLFRRLRHGTGMVAGWLARSNERRARRRTTQGLLALAEGNWPRARKLLTSSAEHADTPLINYLAAAQAAFESGDHEAVDELLRKAFESTPGSDMAVGITQAQLQLAGNRLEQALATLLRLRKQAPHHPFVLKLLKNTYVRLEDWRELSRLLPEIRKRNLMDSEELGDLERLVWHNLLQRAAEECRRQSGDPSASLEPLTRLWDELPGFLRRDEHTIREYARLLAQLGDEAQAETLLRKVLRNHWGDDLINLYGRVKGLKPDEQLLIAEQWLKDRPNNAELLLALGRLSLRNELWGKAREYFETSLRLRRSRETMAELSRLNAHMGEGENSVKLLMQGLVKDSGLPDLPMPKA; translated from the coding sequence ATGATCCGCATTCTGCTGATCATCCTGATAGCCCTGTTGCTCGGCACCGCCCTTGCCATGGGGCTGCAGTACGACCTCGGCTATATTCGCATCAGTCTGGGCAACTACCTGGTTGAAACCAACTTCTGGATCGGTCTGGCGTTGCTGGTAGTGCTGGTTGTGGGCTCGGTAATGACCATCAACCTGTTTCGCCGCCTGCGCCATGGCACCGGCATGGTTGCGGGCTGGCTGGCGCGCAGCAATGAACGCCGCGCACGTCGCCGCACCACCCAGGGCCTGCTGGCCCTGGCGGAAGGCAACTGGCCCCGTGCACGCAAGCTGCTCACCTCATCGGCGGAGCACGCCGATACGCCGCTCATCAATTATCTGGCCGCCGCCCAGGCCGCGTTTGAGTCCGGCGATCACGAAGCCGTTGACGAACTGCTGCGTAAAGCCTTTGAAAGCACCCCCGGGTCTGACATGGCCGTGGGCATCACCCAGGCCCAGCTGCAACTGGCGGGAAACCGCCTGGAGCAGGCCCTGGCGACATTGTTAAGGCTGCGCAAGCAGGCCCCCCATCATCCGTTCGTGCTCAAACTGCTGAAAAACACCTACGTTCGCCTGGAAGACTGGCGCGAACTCTCCCGCCTGCTGCCGGAAATCCGCAAGCGCAACCTGATGGACAGCGAAGAACTGGGCGACCTGGAGCGACTGGTCTGGCACAACCTGCTGCAACGTGCTGCTGAAGAATGCCGGCGCCAGTCAGGCGATCCTTCCGCCTCGCTGGAGCCGCTGACCCGGCTGTGGGATGAACTGCCTGGCTTCCTGCGCCGTGACGAACACACCATCCGCGAATATGCGCGCTTGCTGGCGCAACTGGGCGACGAAGCCCAGGCCGAAACTCTGTTGCGGAAAGTGTTGCGCAATCACTGGGGTGACGATCTGATCAATCTGTATGGACGGGTGAAGGGCCTGAAGCCGGACGAGCAGTTGTTGATTGCCGAACAATGGCTGAAAGACCGCCCTAATAATGCGGAACTGTTGCTGGCACTTGGTCGCCTGAGCCTGCGAAATGAACTCTGGGGCAAGGCCCGGGAATATTTTGAAACCAGCCTTCGTTTGCGCCGCAGTCGCGAAACCATGGCCGAACTGAGTCGCCTGAATGCCCATATGGGCGAAGGTGAGAACAGCGTGAAGCTGTTGATGCAGGGGTTGGTCAAGGACAGTGGGTTGCCGGATTTGCCGATGCCGAAGGCCTGA